AAAGTCACTAGTAATTGAAAAATTTAAGCTCGGCTATTCTGGAACGATTTTTGCAATGGAAAGCTGGACAAGGTCATTTGGCGCGGGATTGCCTTACGAACTAAAAGGAGACCTCGAAATGAAGGATGGTTTTTATATCCTGAAAAACATCTATGATCCAATTGATGTTCTTCATATGCAACCTTCTCATTTACAGATGCATACGTTTCATTTTCGTGAGACTGAAATCGTCCTATCCGAACCACCATTTTCAAGAACACACATTAAGTTTTATGTGAAAAATATGAGCTGGCCTGAGTTTATGTTAGTAAAGCGAAAGAAAGGAGCGGTGTGATGAGTAAGGAAAAACAAGAAGTATCCAATCCATTAGAGCTAGAGGGCAGTGATCGTCATCTAGTGGGTAAATGGGCGGTTATTATATTGATTGTCAGTTTAATTATGTCAGGATATCATTTTTATACGGCTGGCTTTGGACTCCAAGTGTCGACGAGGACGCATTTAATTTTCCATTTAACAATAGGGTTAACCCTTGTATTTCTTATGTATCCGATAAGAAAAGGGCTAAAGCAGACGAAAATCCCATGGTATGATTTTTTACTAGCTTTGCTCGTTGCTTTCGTTGGGTTTTACATTATTCAAAATCAACAATCTCCATCAATCTTAAGTGCTAGGCCAACAACCTTAGATGTTTCGGTTGGTGTTGCACTCGTACTTTTGGTGCTTGAGGCTACGAGAAGGGTTGTCGGAAAACCGCTTGTTATTATCGCGAGTGTGTTTATTGGTTACTATTTCCTAGGGGCTTATATGCCTGGTGCCTTCCGTCATGTTCGAGCTGATTTTGAACGGTTTTTTTATGAGATGACCTATACGACTGCAGGGATATTTGGTACACCGATTAGTGTATCTGCTACCTACGTGTTTATCTTTATCTTATTTGGCGCCATTTTGGAATCAACTGGGGCAGGTAAAATGTTTATTGATCTTGCATTAAGGGCATTCGGTAAATACAAAGGCGGACCGGCAAAAGCTGCAGTAGTTGCAAGTGGTATGTTGGGAAGTATCTCAGGAAGCTCTACAGCGAATGCAGTGACAACAGGTACGTTTACAATACCATTAATGAAAAAGGTTGGCTTTAAACCACATGTTGCAGGTGGGGTTGAGGTAGCTGCTTCATCAAGTGGACAATTTTTGCCTCCAGTCATGGGTGCAGCAGCATTCTTAATGATTGAATACACAAATATACCTTATGTAGAAATTATTAAAAGTGCATTAATTCCAGCAATTCTTTGTTATGTAGCGATCCTAATAATGGTCCACTTAGAAGCTTCGAAAAATAATATTAGAGGTCTGAAAAAAAGTGAATTGGTTTCATCAAGAAAAACATTGCTTCAGCAAGGGTATTTGATTTTACCAATTTTCGTTTTAC
The Anaerobacillus alkaliphilus DNA segment above includes these coding regions:
- a CDS encoding DUF1850 domain-containing protein; this encodes MQVCNVLFKQKKLVFGLLFICLCLFLVLLPRNHEVLVIEEAKTGNILWAHEISRDEWFHHQYIHSVEKSLVIEKFKLGYSGTIFAMESWTRSFGAGLPYELKGDLEMKDGFYILKNIYDPIDVLHMQPSHLQMHTFHFRETEIVLSEPPFSRTHIKFYVKNMSWPEFMLVKRKKGAV